Proteins encoded together in one Ignavibacteria bacterium window:
- the lpxA gene encoding acyl-ACP--UDP-N-acetylglucosamine O-acyltransferase encodes MALNSVSNKAQIGKNVTIGDFTVIKDDVVIGNNVTIGSNVIIDDGARISDSVKFHHGAVISTIPQDLKFGGEVTTLEIGENTVVREYATLNRGTKASGRTIVGKNCLLMAYSHVAHDCKIGDNVIIANSGNLGGHVEVGDWGIVGGLVAIHQFVKIGAHALLAGFTKAVKDVPPYIIAGSNPMKYEGVNVIGLKRRGFTQEQIDSIKEFYRLLYKSGLNISNAVKEIKSSQPQTKETDLIIDFISKSTRGILTDKEK; translated from the coding sequence ATGGCGTTGAATTCAGTAAGCAATAAAGCACAAATAGGTAAAAACGTAACAATTGGCGACTTCACGGTTATAAAGGATGACGTTGTAATCGGGAATAACGTTACGATAGGTTCGAATGTGATTATTGACGACGGTGCAAGAATTTCTGATAGCGTTAAGTTTCATCATGGTGCTGTCATTTCCACGATTCCACAGGATCTTAAATTCGGAGGCGAGGTTACAACGCTTGAAATAGGCGAGAACACAGTAGTCCGCGAATACGCAACGCTTAATAGGGGAACAAAGGCAAGTGGTAGAACGATTGTCGGAAAAAATTGTCTATTAATGGCTTATTCACACGTAGCGCATGATTGTAAAATCGGAGATAATGTTATTATAGCAAACAGCGGAAACCTCGGAGGGCATGTAGAGGTCGGCGATTGGGGAATTGTCGGTGGACTTGTTGCAATACATCAATTTGTTAAGATAGGCGCTCATGCACTGCTGGCGGGGTTTACGAAGGCGGTGAAGGATGTTCCTCCTTATATAATAGCCGGCAGCAATCCGATGAAGTATGAGGGAGTGAACGTTATAGGTTTAAAGAGAAGGGGATTTACACAGGAGCAAATAGATTCAATAAAAGAGTTTTACAGATTACTTTATAAATCAGGACTAAATATTTCCAATGCAGTAAAGGAGATAAAATCCTCTCAGCCACAAACGAAAGAAACGGATTTAATTATAGATTTTATTTCAAAAAGCACACGCGGAATACTTACAGATAAAGAAAAGTGA
- a CDS encoding class IV adenylate cyclase produces the protein MSKNLEIKVEIENPAEIRNLAKEFCKGKKYEVLIQNQEDIYYKVKKGRLKLRIIDGINGNLIHYYRGNRKRKRVSDYTISETDTPQALASILNSLYKKLVIVKKEREIFIIDNIRIHIDAVKGLGKFLEFEVIIKTISKARKEMKKLIEHFGLNEKQFIKVSYSDLLLKKGGVNAG, from the coding sequence GTGAGCAAAAACCTTGAAATAAAAGTTGAGATAGAAAATCCCGCGGAGATAAGAAATCTTGCAAAGGAATTCTGCAAAGGTAAAAAGTACGAGGTGTTAATACAGAATCAGGAGGATATTTATTACAAGGTTAAGAAAGGACGGCTTAAGCTCAGAATAATCGACGGTATAAATGGAAATCTTATACACTATTACCGAGGAAATAGAAAACGGAAGAGGGTTTCCGATTATACGATTTCCGAAACAGACACTCCGCAGGCTTTGGCAAGCATATTAAATTCATTATACAAAAAACTTGTTATTGTTAAGAAAGAAAGAGAAATCTTTATCATAGACAATATAAGAATACACATAGACGCGGTTAAAGGACTCGGGAAATTTCTGGAGTTTGAAGTAATAATAAAAACGATTTCAAAAGCAAGGAAAGAAATGAAAAAGCTCATAGAACATTTCGGGCTTAATGAAAAACAATTTATAAAAGTATCTTATTCAGATTTATTATTAAAAAAAGGGGGAGTGAATGCCGGTTAA
- the panB gene encoding 3-methyl-2-oxobutanoate hydroxymethyltransferase → MPVKKLISKEAQHITTKVLQLMKNHHEKITMLTGYDYLTAKFLDASGIELVLVGDSLSNVIQGNETTLPVTLEDMIYHASIVRKGVVRAMVVADMTFMSYQVGEDDAVRNCGKVMKLTGCDAIKMEGGNYIAGTVRRLVEIGIPVMGHLGLTPQSINKFGSYKTRGIDKSEADQIYKDALILQKAGCFSIVLEKIPAKLGKKISDALTIPTIGIGAGPYCDGQVLVTQDMLGMIEEFKPRFVRKYMNLAQDMKDAFIRYISDVKENKFPTDEESY, encoded by the coding sequence ATGCCGGTTAAAAAATTAATCTCGAAAGAGGCGCAGCATATAACCACAAAGGTTCTGCAGCTTATGAAAAACCACCACGAAAAGATAACAATGCTGACGGGGTATGACTATCTTACGGCGAAATTCCTTGATGCATCGGGAATAGAGCTTGTGCTTGTGGGCGATTCGCTAAGCAACGTTATTCAGGGAAACGAAACAACTCTTCCCGTAACGCTTGAAGACATGATATACCACGCCTCGATAGTTCGCAAAGGAGTTGTAAGGGCAATGGTAGTCGCGGATATGACTTTTATGAGCTATCAGGTTGGCGAGGACGATGCCGTTCGCAACTGCGGAAAGGTTATGAAGCTAACGGGATGCGACGCAATAAAAATGGAAGGCGGAAACTACATTGCCGGAACGGTCAGAAGGCTTGTTGAGATTGGGATACCCGTAATGGGGCACCTTGGACTGACGCCACAATCAATAAACAAATTCGGCAGTTACAAGACACGAGGCATAGACAAATCGGAAGCCGACCAGATTTATAAAGACGCACTGATTTTACAGAAAGCGGGATGTTTTTCGATAGTGCTTGAAAAGATACCAGCAAAACTCGGGAAGAAAATTTCTGATGCGCTTACAATTCCAACAATCGGCATAGGAGCCGGACCTTACTGCGACGGACAGGTGCTCGTCACACAGGATATGCTCGGAATGATAGAGGAGTTCAAGCCGAGGTTTGTGAGAAAATACATGAACCTTGCACAGGATATGAAAGATGCATTCATACGGTATATAAGCGACGTTAAGGAAAATAAGTTTCCGACGGATGAGGAAAGTTATTAA
- a CDS encoding mechanosensitive ion channel domain-containing protein: MDFLHYELFKIGGEAITLISIIVFAAVFIFILIISKLLRRFLLKRVFPRNEISEGVGRSIARIINYIMLVIGLLIALSSAGINVSLLFAGGAAIMVGIGFGLQNIANNFISGLIILFERPIKEGDFIEIAGKMGTVVSISARSTKVETNSGVMIIVPNSFFIEKEVINRSYVNKTQIEIPVTISHDADFEKVKEILIRLGNENELVLKEFPPSVSFSEITELGIVTKLWVWIKDQEMYAAIRSQINYRILQEFKKEGIKFPFPKREVYNG, encoded by the coding sequence ATGGACTTCCTGCATTACGAGTTGTTTAAAATAGGCGGAGAGGCGATTACACTTATTTCCATTATTGTATTTGCCGCTGTATTTATTTTCATCCTAATAATTTCCAAGCTGCTAAGGCGTTTTCTCCTTAAACGAGTCTTTCCCAGAAATGAAATCAGCGAGGGGGTGGGACGCTCAATTGCCAGAATAATTAATTATATCATGCTGGTAATAGGTTTATTGATTGCGTTAAGCTCTGCCGGTATTAACGTATCGCTATTGTTTGCGGGGGGTGCGGCAATAATGGTCGGAATAGGTTTTGGTTTGCAGAATATTGCAAACAATTTTATAAGCGGGCTGATAATACTTTTTGAACGACCGATAAAAGAAGGCGACTTTATTGAAATAGCGGGTAAAATGGGGACTGTGGTTTCTATTTCAGCAAGAAGTACAAAGGTTGAAACAAATTCCGGAGTTATGATTATCGTTCCGAACTCTTTCTTTATAGAGAAAGAAGTTATAAACAGAAGCTATGTAAACAAGACACAGATAGAAATTCCGGTTACAATATCGCACGACGCGGATTTTGAAAAGGTAAAAGAAATACTTATAAGACTCGGAAACGAAAACGAACTTGTGTTAAAAGAATTCCCGCCGAGCGTTTCCTTTTCTGAAATTACAGAACTTGGTATAGTTACAAAATTATGGGTATGGATTAAAGACCAGGAAATGTATGCTGCGATCCGTTCTCAGATAAACTACAGAATACTTCAGGAGTTTAAAAAAGAGGGAATAAAATTTCCATTCCCAAAACGCGAAGTTTATAATGGCTGA
- a CDS encoding O-acetyl-ADP-ribose deacetylase: MADAELQRIKIVLGDITHQQTDAIVNAANNSLLGGGGVDGAIHRAAGRELLEECRLLNGCHTGDAKITKGYNLKAKYVIHTVGPVWRGGNNNEEKLLRSCYRKCFELAVRHNIRTISFPAISTGVYGYPLKPAAEIAIRESLEHLKENSNLEMAAFVCFDMNSYNVYQETLK, from the coding sequence ATGGCTGACGCGGAATTACAGAGAATAAAAATAGTACTTGGCGATATAACCCATCAGCAAACCGATGCAATCGTAAACGCAGCAAACAACTCGCTGCTTGGCGGAGGTGGAGTTGACGGGGCAATTCACAGGGCTGCGGGCAGAGAACTGCTTGAAGAATGCAGGTTGTTAAATGGCTGTCATACAGGCGACGCAAAAATTACCAAAGGATATAATCTAAAAGCAAAGTACGTAATTCATACTGTCGGACCCGTATGGCGAGGCGGAAATAACAACGAGGAAAAACTATTAAGAAGCTGCTACAGAAAATGTTTTGAACTTGCCGTGCGGCATAACATAAGAACGATTTCCTTTCCCGCAATAAGCACGGGAGTTTACGGATACCCATTAAAACCAGCGGCGGAAATAGCAATCAGAGAATCTCTCGAGCATTTAAAGGAAAACAGCAATCTCGAAATGGCTGCGTTTGTATGCTTTGATATGAATAGTTACAACGTTTATCAGGAGACCCTGAAATAG
- the mnmG gene encoding tRNA uridine-5-carboxymethylaminomethyl(34) synthesis enzyme MnmG, translating to MTVKTLKYYDIIVVGAGHAGIEAASSSAKMGLSVGLITMDINAIGRMSCNPAIGGTAKGHLVKEVDALGGIMGILADETGIQFKMLNKSKGPAVWSPRCQSDKNLYSIAAAKYVSSLPNITIIQDMVIEISVDEINGSEGYKYSVKGIKTELGYEIGCKSVIITSGTFLNAVMHTGTIQTHGGRIDEKHATGLSECLHSFGFETGRLKTGTPPRLDIDTIDFSKTEIQTGDENPVPFSFKTKWDKHKFPLQKQIDCHLTHTNERTHEELRTGFEHSPMFTGRIKGVGPRYCPSIEDKISRFSDKPRHQIFLEPETLDGKTIYMNGFSTSLPYDVQQKAARTVPGLENVVLVKQGYAVEYDFFPTYQIYLTLETKLVSGLYNAGQVNGTSGYEEAAAQGLVAGINAANKILKKEPFILKRSEAYIGVLIDDLINKVPEEPYRMFTSSAEYRLTLRQDNAEIRLMEKGHELGLIEKKYLDLVNKNKELIKEGIKYLYSNTIKPKDINQLLIANNSSPIDQNEFLTNLLRRNEVSLKELFSLDVFSGNGLLEEIRNNEEVLNQVEIDVKYEGYIRRQTEQVEQFNKMEDLRIPAGFNYNRIKSISAEALDKLNKVKPASIGQAGRIAGVRPSDISAILIYMRG from the coding sequence TTGACAGTTAAAACACTCAAATATTATGATATTATTGTGGTCGGTGCCGGGCATGCCGGCATAGAAGCTGCATCATCCTCCGCTAAAATGGGATTATCCGTAGGCCTAATTACTATGGATATAAATGCAATAGGCAGGATGAGCTGCAATCCGGCTATAGGGGGAACGGCTAAAGGGCATCTTGTAAAAGAGGTTGATGCTCTCGGCGGTATAATGGGAATATTAGCAGATGAGACGGGGATACAGTTTAAGATGTTGAACAAGTCAAAAGGTCCTGCGGTATGGTCGCCAAGATGTCAATCCGATAAAAATTTATATTCAATAGCTGCGGCAAAATATGTTTCTTCGCTTCCGAATATCACCATAATTCAAGATATGGTTATAGAAATTTCCGTTGATGAAATCAATGGTTCGGAGGGATATAAATACAGTGTCAAAGGTATAAAAACTGAGCTGGGTTATGAAATAGGATGCAAGTCGGTTATTATAACCTCGGGTACATTCCTTAATGCCGTCATGCATACGGGAACGATTCAAACCCACGGAGGGAGAATAGACGAAAAGCACGCAACCGGTCTGTCAGAATGTTTGCACTCTTTCGGTTTTGAAACGGGCAGACTAAAAACAGGAACACCGCCAAGACTTGATATTGATACGATTGATTTCTCGAAGACTGAAATTCAAACTGGCGACGAGAACCCCGTTCCTTTTTCCTTTAAAACGAAATGGGACAAACATAAATTTCCACTCCAAAAACAGATAGACTGCCATCTGACACACACTAACGAAAGAACACATGAGGAACTGAGAACAGGCTTTGAGCACTCACCGATGTTTACGGGAAGGATTAAGGGAGTGGGACCGAGGTATTGTCCTTCAATTGAAGATAAGATTTCACGTTTTTCAGATAAACCGCGGCACCAGATATTTCTCGAACCGGAAACTCTTGACGGTAAGACCATTTACATGAACGGATTTTCTACAAGCCTTCCTTATGATGTTCAGCAAAAAGCGGCAAGAACCGTACCCGGGCTGGAAAATGTGGTTTTAGTAAAACAGGGATATGCGGTTGAGTATGATTTTTTTCCGACATATCAGATTTATTTGACACTTGAAACTAAATTAGTCTCCGGTCTATACAACGCCGGACAGGTTAACGGCACCTCAGGTTACGAGGAAGCAGCCGCGCAGGGGCTGGTTGCGGGCATCAATGCGGCAAATAAGATACTGAAAAAAGAGCCATTTATATTAAAAAGGAGCGAGGCGTATATCGGAGTATTGATTGACGACTTGATAAACAAAGTACCCGAAGAGCCATACAGGATGTTTACTTCATCTGCGGAGTACCGTCTCACGCTCAGACAGGATAACGCAGAAATCAGGCTAATGGAGAAGGGACACGAACTCGGGCTTATAGAGAAAAAATATCTTGATTTGGTAAACAAGAATAAAGAGCTTATCAAAGAAGGAATAAAATATCTTTACTCGAACACGATTAAGCCCAAAGACATAAATCAGTTGCTAATAGCAAATAATTCAAGCCCGATAGACCAGAATGAGTTCCTTACAAACCTGCTCAGAAGGAACGAAGTAAGCCTAAAAGAGCTGTTTTCTCTCGACGTGTTTAGCGGAAACGGATTGTTGGAAGAAATCAGGAATAACGAGGAAGTGTTGAACCAGGTTGAGATTGATGTTAAATACGAGGGATACATAAGGCGTCAGACGGAGCAGGTTGAACAGTTCAACAAAATGGAAGACCTCAGGATACCGGCGGGTTTTAATTATAACAGAATAAAATCAATATCCGCGGAGGCACTCGACAAGCTCAACAAGGTTAAACCTGCATCGATTGGTCAGGCGGGCAGGATTGCCGGGGTGCGTCCATCGGACATTTCGGCAATATTGATTTATATGAGGGGATGA
- a CDS encoding YifB family Mg chelatase-like AAA ATPase, which produces MITEIFTSATVGVDAYTIRVETHIENMNKGTFTVVGLPDNTVKESRDRVSAAIKNSGFVFPTAKKITINLSPADIKKEGSGLDLPIAVALLTETRQIEPDKIRNFVILGELSLDGKLRSVSGVLPIAIEAGKQNFDGIILPKVNGDEAAIVGGVNVYPFETLEEVANFLNGDLAVMPHTVDEEKIFNESQDYIIDFSDVKGQEEVKRAMEVAAAGGHNIIMIGLPGSGKTMLAKRLPTILPPLTREESLETTKIHSIAGILPAGKSVITIRPFRSPHHTASDVSIVGGGADAKPGEISFAHNGVLFLDELTEFKKNVLEVLRQPLEDKVVTISRAKLSVQYPTNFMFVAAMNPTPAGSQKEMSMYSGYDIQRFLSKISGPILDRIDIHINVNPVNINELTGRRESEKSSVIRERVIRAREIQTGRFKNHKGLYSNAGMNSKEIKEFCKLNKASEEILKMATTKLGLSARAYDKILKVARTIADMTGEPDIQAAHISEAVQYRSLDRTQWIY; this is translated from the coding sequence ATGATAACCGAAATTTTTACATCGGCTACTGTTGGTGTCGATGCTTATACAATCCGTGTAGAAACTCATATTGAAAATATGAACAAGGGTACTTTTACTGTAGTCGGGCTGCCCGATAACACAGTAAAGGAATCAAGAGACAGGGTATCGGCGGCAATCAAGAATTCCGGGTTCGTATTTCCAACCGCAAAGAAAATAACAATCAATTTATCTCCTGCCGACATTAAAAAGGAGGGCTCGGGACTTGACCTTCCGATAGCCGTTGCTTTACTTACAGAAACGAGGCAGATAGAGCCTGATAAAATAAGAAATTTTGTTATACTTGGGGAGCTTTCTCTGGACGGAAAGTTAAGGAGCGTTTCAGGGGTTCTGCCTATTGCCATAGAAGCGGGAAAGCAGAATTTTGACGGTATAATACTTCCAAAAGTAAACGGCGACGAGGCGGCTATAGTGGGCGGAGTGAACGTGTATCCGTTTGAAACGCTGGAAGAAGTTGCAAACTTCTTAAACGGTGACCTTGCAGTCATGCCGCATACAGTTGACGAAGAGAAAATATTTAATGAATCGCAGGATTATATTATTGACTTTTCAGACGTAAAGGGACAGGAGGAAGTTAAAAGGGCGATGGAGGTTGCTGCAGCAGGAGGACACAATATAATCATGATAGGGCTGCCGGGTTCCGGGAAAACGATGTTGGCAAAAAGGCTGCCTACAATATTACCGCCGCTTACAAGAGAAGAGTCGTTGGAGACGACAAAAATTCATTCTATTGCTGGAATACTTCCTGCGGGGAAGTCGGTTATTACAATCAGACCCTTCAGATCGCCGCATCATACAGCTTCGGATGTAAGCATTGTCGGAGGGGGAGCGGATGCAAAACCCGGTGAAATATCATTCGCACACAACGGAGTGCTTTTCCTTGATGAGCTGACGGAGTTCAAAAAGAACGTGCTTGAAGTTTTAAGGCAACCGCTTGAAGATAAAGTTGTAACTATTTCCAGAGCAAAACTATCCGTACAATACCCGACAAATTTCATGTTCGTTGCAGCAATGAATCCGACTCCTGCGGGTTCGCAAAAAGAAATGAGCATGTACTCAGGATATGACATTCAAAGATTCCTATCAAAAATCTCGGGACCTATTCTTGATAGGATTGATATTCACATTAACGTAAATCCCGTCAATATAAACGAGCTCACAGGAAGAAGAGAATCAGAGAAATCTTCAGTAATAAGGGAGAGGGTAATCAGGGCAAGAGAGATTCAGACTGGGAGATTCAAAAACCACAAGGGGCTATACTCGAATGCTGGAATGAACTCGAAGGAGATAAAAGAATTCTGCAAATTAAACAAAGCCTCGGAAGAGATACTCAAGATGGCAACAACAAAACTTGGTCTTTCTGCCAGGGCTTATGACAAAATTCTTAAGGTTGCGAGAACGATTGCGGATATGACAGGGGAACCGGATATTCAGGCGGCGCATATAAGCGAGGCGGTACAATACAGAAGTCTGGATAGAACGCAGTGGATTTATTGA
- the der gene encoding ribosome biogenesis GTPase Der, protein MEKVVAIVGRPNVGKSTLFNRIIGKRVAIVHHESGVTRDRNYGEAEWTGKKFFLIDTGGFVPDSDEQFNKHIREQVRIAIEEADKVIFVVDGENGLHPVDLEIGNNLRKYSSGKEIFLVVNKIDNNKHEINKNEFFSLGLGEPHAVSALSGKLVAELLDDVTKDFEEGEETQDDKIKFAIIGRPNAGKSSIVNAILKEDRNIVTDIPGTTRDSIDSEIKYHGETLVLIDTAGLRKKSKAKRDESLEFFSTVRTYKAMERCNVAILVIDSTVIMEGMGDVSDLKHSSFKLDKQDIRIIEDVLKYKKGLLIVINKWDLIEKDSKTYVLFETKITEHLKSYRFLKFIFISALTKQRIHKVIEEAKAVYDERNKKVKTSELNEKMLDEIRRMPPQASRGKEIKINYITQLKSSPPIFGFFTNEPNLITENYKRYLEKKLREHFGFSGVPITLVFKKKN, encoded by the coding sequence ATGGAAAAAGTTGTTGCGATAGTTGGAAGGCCGAACGTGGGGAAATCCACGCTGTTTAACAGGATAATAGGAAAGAGGGTTGCGATTGTTCATCATGAGAGCGGCGTAACGCGGGACAGGAACTATGGCGAGGCGGAATGGACGGGAAAGAAATTTTTTCTGATTGATACGGGCGGGTTCGTACCGGATTCCGACGAGCAGTTTAACAAGCATATACGCGAGCAGGTGCGTATTGCAATAGAAGAGGCGGATAAGGTGATATTCGTTGTTGACGGCGAGAACGGGCTTCATCCTGTTGACCTTGAGATTGGCAATAACCTACGGAAATATTCGAGCGGTAAGGAAATATTTTTAGTTGTAAATAAAATTGACAACAACAAGCACGAAATAAATAAGAATGAATTCTTTTCTCTCGGACTCGGCGAACCCCACGCTGTATCGGCGCTTTCGGGAAAACTGGTTGCAGAACTTCTTGATGATGTAACTAAAGATTTTGAAGAAGGGGAGGAGACTCAGGACGATAAGATTAAGTTTGCAATAATCGGAAGACCGAATGCGGGAAAATCCTCAATCGTGAATGCTATACTTAAAGAAGACAGGAATATAGTTACAGATATTCCCGGAACGACACGCGACTCAATCGACTCTGAAATAAAGTACCACGGCGAAACCCTTGTCCTTATTGATACGGCAGGGCTTCGAAAAAAGAGCAAAGCAAAACGGGATGAATCATTAGAGTTCTTCTCGACGGTAAGGACATACAAAGCAATGGAACGCTGCAACGTTGCAATACTTGTTATAGATTCAACGGTTATAATGGAAGGCATGGGAGACGTATCCGATTTGAAACACTCTTCGTTTAAACTCGACAAACAGGATATAAGAATAATAGAAGACGTACTGAAATACAAGAAGGGCCTGCTTATAGTCATAAACAAATGGGATTTAATTGAAAAGGATTCGAAAACATACGTGCTTTTTGAGACTAAGATTACGGAGCATCTGAAAAGCTACAGATTCCTGAAGTTCATTTTTATCTCGGCGCTGACGAAGCAGAGAATTCACAAAGTAATAGAAGAAGCGAAAGCGGTTTACGACGAAAGAAACAAGAAAGTAAAAACCTCAGAGCTGAACGAAAAGATGCTTGATGAAATAAGAAGAATGCCGCCGCAGGCATCAAGAGGAAAAGAAATTAAGATAAATTATATAACTCAGCTGAAATCATCACCCCCGATTTTTGGTTTTTTCACGAATGAGCCGAATTTAATCACAGAAAATTATAAACGGTATCTGGAGAAAAAACTGAGAGAGCATTTTGGATTTTCAGGGGTTCCGATAACTCTTGTATTTAAGAAGAAGAACTAA
- a CDS encoding T9SS type A sorting domain-containing protein — protein MKKLTLILFLVFAVNTYAQWVQVPAFPSGRYSRLLNFNGAVLAGGHNVFKSIDEGLTWTVYYQQPFPNDISALSNVDGNVWLSSFYTNVYTTNNGLNWINVNLNKYVYDFAFYNGRIFAGTESWRCFYSTNMGLNWTVCDDIWVDVKCFYSAGANFLAGTSQALYYSTNSGTNWNLAQPSGTPFIHAICGLNSKFFTGIDLIGVWYSTNYGVNWSQTALNNGSVMALQTFGNYIIAGTWSNGVYVSSNDGASWFQKNEGLNGQNIISLAISGNTIFAGTESNGILKRPLSEVVGIQNISNEIPSSYSLGQNYPNPFNPITVIGFQLPVVSDVSLKVYDIRGKEIQTLVNERLQPGTFEVTFNGLGLNSGVYFYKLFTNNYSKTKRMILIK, from the coding sequence ATGAAAAAACTAACGCTAATCTTATTCCTTGTTTTTGCTGTAAATACCTATGCACAGTGGGTGCAGGTGCCTGCTTTTCCATCGGGCAGATACAGCAGGTTATTAAATTTTAATGGTGCCGTTCTTGCCGGTGGTCATAATGTCTTTAAATCAATCGACGAAGGTTTAACATGGACGGTTTACTATCAACAACCTTTTCCAAATGATATAAGCGCATTAAGCAATGTTGACGGTAATGTCTGGCTGAGCAGTTTTTATACAAACGTTTACACAACAAACAATGGTCTTAACTGGATTAATGTTAATCTTAATAAATATGTTTACGACTTCGCTTTTTATAACGGAAGAATTTTTGCTGGTACGGAAAGTTGGAGATGTTTTTATTCTACAAACATGGGATTGAACTGGACGGTGTGCGATGATATTTGGGTAGATGTAAAATGTTTTTATAGTGCAGGTGCAAATTTTCTTGCGGGTACATCTCAAGCTTTGTACTATTCGACTAATAGCGGAACAAACTGGAATCTTGCACAACCCAGCGGCACACCGTTTATTCATGCAATTTGCGGCCTCAACTCCAAATTTTTTACCGGGATAGATTTAATTGGTGTCTGGTATTCTACAAATTATGGTGTTAACTGGAGTCAAACAGCGCTGAACAACGGCAGTGTCATGGCATTACAGACATTCGGAAATTATATTATTGCAGGCACATGGAGCAATGGTGTTTATGTTTCCTCCAATGACGGCGCATCATGGTTTCAAAAAAATGAGGGGCTCAATGGACAAAATATAATTTCGCTTGCTATATCAGGAAATACAATCTTTGCAGGTACAGAAAGCAACGGTATCTTAAAAAGACCCTTATCCGAAGTAGTTGGCATACAAAATATCAGCAATGAAATACCCTCTTCTTATTCCCTCGGGCAAAACTACCCAAACCCTTTCAACCCAATCACTGTTATCGGTTTTCAGCTGCCGGTTGTCAGTGACGTATCGCTGAAAGTTTATGATATTCGCGGCAAAGAAATCCAAACACTCGTTAACGAAAGGCTGCAGCCCGGAACGTTTGAAGTAACTTTCAACGGCTTGGGTCTCAACAGCGGAGTCTATTTTTATAAACTGTTTACAAATAATTATTCTAAAACAAAAAGAATGATTTTAATAAAATAA